The sequence CCACACACCAGCCCTACCCAACCCACCCATCCCCTCCTCACCAACCGTACCCAACCCACACATCCAATCCACCTTACCCACCCGCTCACACCAACCCTACCCAACCCACACATCCAGTCCACCTTACCCACCCGCTCACACCAATCCTACCCCACCCGACTCTACTCCTAACTTAATACAACACTTAACTCTTAATATTTTCTGCTGCACGTGAATTGCCAAATCACAAACCATGGAACTATTTCAAACGATGTTTCCGTGAGTGGGTGGTAACTGTGCTAGGCGCCCCTTTATACAGTCACTGAGGTAAACAGGTCAATTACCCCCACCAACACAGTAataatatacttatacataatTTTCCATCACGATAAGATCTCCGAGATTCCAAACGAACCCTTTAAGGAAACAACTCTGTATGTGTCGTTCACCTTAAAGGTGAAATAATATATGATATCATCTTGTCGAGGTGTAATAATACCAACCCATACTCCTGTCTGTGTGGTACGAACTTATTTGCCTTAGTCTTTCATAGGAATGTTCGGACGGGGACTGAGGGTGACTGATCTCTCtgatataaatgaatgaatgaatgaatgaatgaatgaatggatggatggatggatatcGTTGTCTTGGCGAAGTCTCATTTTCATCATTCTTACAATTGTTATGCAATCTTTATGCCATTTAATCCGCTGTTTGAAGTTTAACAGTATGAAATAACTCAGTCACCAAATCAAAAGTTGAGGTGGATATGGTGAGGTGGGACATGAGATAGACCCGGGTAACCGTCGCAATACCCCGACCTGTTATGATCATGCGACCAAAGATTGAACTATggaatatgttattctttcatgattaaaaggttGTATGGTATCTGGAGATTTACTTAATATACGGGCATTATGTAAAATTATTACATGGTTAAATatcttttttcaaaaaaaacccttgaaactgaagaatatattgctaTTTCTTGCAAATTTTATGTCAGGAAGTAACATAATGGGTATCCGGGTaggaaatggtaatagggggtGAGGTACCCGGGTAGAATATATGGACTCGTCCTAGCTCCGGAGGAGATATAGTTCGTTTGACTTCAACATACGTTTGTCTGTAAACCTGACTGGATAGGATTAACGTCGCTTTAAAGAATATCCCTTAATTGTCTATGACGCTCATGTCAGTCTTCCACGTCGATGTagcgctgaaatattgctggaagcggCATGAAATCATATTCCCCTCAGTTATCACATGCTATGGTGTAAGGCGGGATGTAACGTAGATATTGAACTCCTCGAGCTCGGGAATGCATCTGGTCAGGGTCGGGTACAGCGTTTTGAGAAAGGGGTGGGACGCAACACTTCATTACCCAGAAAAGTTTAAGGCGACTGGGTGCCGTCTTGCCATGTACTTGAGTGGTAACAAACGCTTGTGCCAAGTGTCTTACCCACTGAAATCACACTTGGGATTGTTTGCCTGTTCTTGAAGACCAACATGCAAACGTGTCagtgataaaacaacattcacttgcTCCTTCTGGTGCTGTTATTGCTTAGGTTGCAAAGCTATATATTCCGTAGTACTGAGGACTTGTCAACAAGCCTTTTCAAGAATACCCATGGGCCCCCGTGGGACCAATGAACAACATTTTCATCTTACCGaccacctcaatgttaattttgaattgtttgaagcccGGGTACAAAACTTTTCTTAGCGGTCGCTGGATTTTGCAGACAGTAAGAGAAAAATGATTTAGAGTTGTCTCCATTtcatcgatttgcatttgcaaaacatcggtaatttccgtacatcatgaATCAATGTATAAATCTGAggtaaagaattactaccatgaagtaccaaatgagttgggTATTTCCAGCAGTGTACTGTAAATGGTGTAGatggtacattgaaaatgatagaaAAACGCTCAACCAatgagaaaatgacatttatgtgtgtggCAAGATACATAATAATAACACCTTTCAATACAAGAAGTATTATGTATTACGAACATACCGTGAGAATATAATCGTTCTTTGAAAGTCTGTTGATAAGGtgagctaaactcactcactcactcactcactctttaagcATCTACTGTTCTATTTGTTCCAGGTTTTTGGGGCAGTTTCGATGCTGTTTGTGGTCCTCTCCATATTTTCATTCTGCGCCGAAACACACAGAAGTTTCCAGACTTATGTTTTCCAAAACTCCAGCACTAACGTCAGTCGTACCAACAACACCTCCGTCGGTTTCTCAGACAGTAAGGGCGACGGTGTCGGTAAACCGGCAGTTCAGGTCCatccatcattattcatcattGACGTTGTGTGTACAGTATATTTCCTGCTTGAGTTCATTTTAAAACTTGTGTTTTCCCCAAAGAAAGGAAGCTTTTTCATTCTACCAATGACCATAATTGATATCACAGCTCTGATACCAGACATCGTCGAGATATTGTATCGTCTGTCTACTTCAAACTATTACTCGCGTGACACTCTCGACGTACTTCCGGTTCTGCGCATCACAAGGATCTTCCGTATTTTCCGCCTCATGCGTCACATTCCAGGTTTGTGGATCCTGTTCTACACCCTCAAGGCGAGTTTAAGAGAGCTGctcctcatgctgttgttcttgTTCGTGGGGATGCTTGTGTATTCATCCCTCATCTACTTTGCGGACGACAGAAGCACATTTACCAGTATCCCCCACGGATTCTGGTGGGCGCTtatcaccatgacaacggtcGGATATGGTGACATGTTTCCGGTGACCAACCTAGGTTACCTGGTGGGTTCAGTGACGGCCGTGTCTGGGTTACTCATGATTGGGTTCACTGTACCAATCCTTGTCAACAATTTCGTCATGTACTATCACCACACCCAGTCAGCACTGGTGAGAGAACGGAAGCGAGTTAGAAGACAAAAGCAGCTGGAAGCTGAGACCAAAAGACGAAGACCCAGCTTGTTCAAACTCTCTATTCGGTCCAAGTTTCAGcccaatgatgatgatgttggctCGCGGCTAGCATCCATGGCGGACAATGCCTCCAGGCACCTGTCAAAGAAACTGGAGGAAGATTGTTCGGAATCTTCTTCGCCGGTTTCAACTCCTAGAGAGGAAACAGACCTACTGATGAGAGATTCCAACACGAACTGCCCGCAAAACTGATTAAGGCACAAACCCTTTCGaaggaaacaaaacaagagTCAGTTAATTGTCAGACATTAATGAATATTCGCGTGAGGCGATCCTGTCCTGCTGTTTCTAGCGCAGAAGCCCGGTTCGCTTCCATGTAtcagtacaatatgtgaggTCTATGTCTAGAGTCtaccgtcgtgatattgctggaatattggtgaaaatggagtaaaaccgaactcactcaTGAAGTCATTCCTGCAAACTCATGTAGCATCATACTGCTTGGCAATCTAGACCATTTATTGGCAATAGTTGTTGCACACTACGTTAAGTATCACAAAGCAGAAAACTCGACAGTATAGCTGTTCAATAAGGTCGTGTCAGGATTTGTGAAATAGTGTCTTAATATGAGAATTGACTTACAAAAGTGAAAACGATCCCATGGGATCTCTGACTACAAGCTGTGAACTATACAGTTCGGAAGATATCATGATGAGATACTATAGATCACTGTGAAATAGTGCTGATACAAGCTGTTCGCCGAAAGGtgagcgacccgtgaaggtcccggggtagaataggccttcagcaacccatgcttgccataaaaggcgactatgcttgtcgtaagaggcgactaacgggatcgggtggtcaggctggctgacttggttgacacatgtcatcggttaccaattgcgcagatcgatgctcatgttgttgatcagtggattgtctggtccagactcgattattttcagaccgtcgccatatagctggaatattgctaagtgtgacgtaaaactaaacttactcactcactcactgaaaggtGAGCCTATCCTCCATTCTGGTCCACCCCGTCTCAAAAACATGTCAGTTGTGTACAGGTATAAAATAGAATTGCATCATTGTTTATACTGATGATTCAGGTTCCGAAATGTCTCCACATATCTGCCATCAGCCTTGTGTGGTGAAGAATGACTAACAGACCCAGAAAGGGTCTGACGGTCCATGAAAACATATGTAAGTGGTGCACGCACGGATTGCTTGAAACAGATTTTTACCCTGGAAATTGTTTCGTTCAAAATGCGTTAGCAAGTTGCTTGCCAATGATGCTTTCACGGTGACGTCATTGTATTGAAGTCGTAATTGATGACGTCCGCGTATTGAGGAGTGACGTCGTAATTGACGACGTGCTTGAATTGAGGGATGACGTCGTATCTGTCTCTTTGTTGTACacgtggagagagagagagagagagagagagagagagagagagagagagagagagtgctaCTATTATTGTACTGTTCAGATAAGCATGCGATATCGAATAGTATTTCCCTGATTGGACGTAGGTGTGGCATGTTTCAAACCAATAGACACTATCTCCCTAAAACGTCCATCAACGTGAAGGTCTTGactgaaattttgttttaatgatcgagactggaccagtgATAGACATCATGAAAAACCGATCCACACAATTACGTCATGCAACCGTTTTATGGAAAATGTTTTCACTATAATTGTTTTAAATGAATTGCTACATCTTCAGATTTGATATACAATGATAGTGTTTGTGCATTTGTGAACCAATTTGGTTcttacacacgcacgcacgcacgcacgcacacacacacacaatctaTGCATTTTGTACAGATGGTTACTTTTGTACGGATTTTCCAGAGGTATTGTGTCCATGGTTACTATGCATTTAAACTGCCAAATAAACAGTGCTGAAAGAACTTTTGAGTCATTCGTCGTAATTTAAGCCGTAATCACACGTGTCAAAACAGTGACGTGCATGCGCATATGTGAGTGCATTCGTGCGCGTatagtgcgtgcgtgcgtccgcgcgcttgtgtgtgtgtggatggatggttgTGGAAGGGTTATGGAGACTGCTGATTGTACTACTCCTCGATTTTTCTACTGCCAGGCCGTTTAACGTATATTCCCCAATTAGGCCAATTGTTCGAGCCCAAAGCCCTTTTCATCATCTTAATGCCAGCAAGTTACATAGTTTAACGTATAACCCTGCACGGATCGACCCACCCACCTTCCTCTCTCCTGGCGAACGAACAAGGCATAACCGGCCGCCCTAAAGAGGATTTATCTGGCTAAACGTCCAAGAAGGTCATTACATATAACCGGGTATTGTGGACACGAAATCGTAATCCTTTCAGTGTTTATATATTCcggtgagtgaatttagtttaacgccgctctgagcaatattccagcaacatcacaagagacaccagaaatgggcctcacatattgaactcatgttgggaatcgaatctTCATTGCGAcaaacgaacgctttacccactaggctaccccggtGATCCACCGCCTTTTAGAACGTTAGACGTATACAGTAGTACCCCGACTAGTAGGAATAATGTCACAGAACTGTCCAGTGATGCCAGTTTTAGCCGTTTACCACTTTGGCACGGATATGGAAAGGGATTCGACATTAAGATCATATGCTCCTGGCACGCCAAGGGGCGCAACTCTTCTCAACGAGTCACAGACACATACTCGAGTCGATTGGTTCTCCGAGATACAACGTCATGATGCTACCAGTATATAATTCGGTCAGCTGTTATTGACCGCTCCCGTATTAAGTTTATGTAGTGATTTCATTCCGGCAATGATATGCTATGATAATGCTACAATTCGAACACAAGTCATGGGGAATGTCATGTTTAAATTTGGTGTTTGTGGAATTGATATCAAAACACCAGGTGTACCCTTTCTTTTCTACCTCagatgataatgatggtgatgacgatgaggaggagggtgatgatgatgatgatgatgatgatgatgatgatgatgacgatgacgacgacgatgatgataatgacgTCGCCGCCGACGATGTATAACGGCATGGTTAGCATCGatgttgtgacgtcacagtgacgtaTCGGTTCCTCAAGTGAAACAGATGTAAGTACCGGTCCCCTTTCTGGGTAGTGACCTTCCGTCTACCACTCTTTGGCCTGCCTGCAATACTGCCAGTCTGTCGTAGACGTGTGACAAGTCTTCCGACGGTGAATTGGCACAGTCCCATGGTCCTAGCcacatgctcttgtgtctgttccatctgtaacataGCGATAGTTCTCTCCCTCTACTCTGGTGTTAAACGAGGCATAGTCTTGGTTGTCAAGCGAATTGACAGagtaaatgtgtcaaatcaGGAAATACGTAAATTTCCTGGAATATTTAGGAATTTTAAACATTTCCTGAATCACTCAGTAAATGTACACAGTTCTTAAATATTCCTGATTTGAGGACCTGATCTTTTTATACATTTCCTGGCTTGAGGTTCTTAACGGGCAAACAAAGTCATCCATTTACACGAACTCATTTATTGTGGCAATTCGAGCTTGAAAGACAACGGCTCATACACCTAAGTCCTGCTATGCAACATTTACATTTGTTGTTTTCGCACTGCTTAACACTTTGTGCACAGTTGCACTTAATGTGTCTTTGACCACCACAGATTGAGCCTTGTTGCACGGCTTGACGCAGCCCAATTTCTTTGTCAGTTTGTACATCAGACATGGACAAAAGATTCTGTTTTGGCTTCTGCAGTAACGCTCCTTCAGGATACCAGATCTCACAGCAACTCGATACAAGTCCTCTTTTCTATCCAATATCACACCCATGATATTTTGTTAGAAGGCCCTGGTACACCATGATCAAAAGGTGGTTACATTTAGCCTTTGACTGAATATCAGTGAGGTCAGTCTGTGGACGTAAACCAAAGTCTTTAGAGAAAATTGGTCTTACAAACATACCCTTGGTGGTTACGTGCACTGGACACGTAGGGATTTGGCACACATATCTAACTCTTTGATCATTTTGTCTCTCCCACCATGACCTGTGAAAATGCGGACACGTATCACGATGTCGAAAATGCCATCAGTGTGTGCAAATTTCCAAAGAGGTTGGGAAGGATCAGAACACTCTCGAACCAACTTTTCTGCATCCACAGTGCAGGATTTCAGACTGACCAAGGATGTCGTACTTGTAGTTCGACTTTTTACAAGCAGTACTAAAGTCTTGCTAAGTTAATCCACCAATGAAAAATGCTCTCCTTTGGCGAGGAGCACTGATTTTCCATCAGACTGTTTCTTTTCTGGCAGCTGCGACGAAAGATGACCTCTACAGTTTCTGCCTGTATGACTGGCTTCAAATAATTAGCACATTCCCTGGCAACAGGATTAAACACTTTGTTATTATAACCTAATTATCCTCTAAACATTGCTGTTACTTCGTTTTGACttgtatgttttgtgattgcGTTTAAAGAATTCGCATTGGCTCATTCTCCTGCGTCCATTGCAAACTAAATGTTCAGGAAATGAGTAAAAAAGACAGGCCCTAAAATGAGGAAATTTGTAAAATTTCCTGGAATATTTAGGAAATGTGTACATATACTGAGTGAATCCggaaatatttaaatttcctAAATATTCAAGGAAATTTAAACATTTCCTGATTTGACGCATTTACCGTAACAGATTAGCATGGTGTAAGAGGATAAATCTGGCCAGCTTTTATACCCCTAATTTGATACGACTGACTTTATGTTCAGTTTCCAATTCATTTCGTATACATTCGAGGTTTCTTTTTTACTAAATACGAAATGAAATTGCAAGTATTCACTGGGAATAGACGTGTTGTGTACAAGAGATGTGTTTTAGCTATTTATAAACAGACTGACAGTTATTTTAACAATTTACAGTCGTTTTTatcgtgtattttctgtatattttgttattaattcagtaataattattactgggtcacaacatttcgagttttgaatattaattatgatgggtcacatttcgttttaattgattgtcaacacttttaggattctggttttccgggatttatctgctcctagttttcgatgtgtttacttccaggggacttattctagggcattctacagtgttgacgatctTCGtttgtgctcgaactttcgggaatgacttagtaaatatatataaaggctggttgccgtgttgagggcgacacacacacactcattcatatttgctagAGTTACATCACCGCCACGCTTGATCATGAAACCCGTCAACGCTTGCCCTACGTTCTCTGCTGTCAGAcagatcgctgtgttgacattctgcatagttgattacctctcgtactgagactttggtgagtttgatatattatatttttgtgacccactgacttagattttgtctctcttgaattttatttgtaatcagcattgttatattgacttgtgactttgtataccttgctctcagtTCATAATAATAGAATTTGAACGTTtgtgacttgtctttgttctgttttgctggttcacaggggatttcttaaattgttgtcacggtaaattcttaaccgtaacactagtttgtttgttcttttaaaatacGGCTAAATTTGTCCTAGAATCACCAGCGTCTAAGGGACGGTGTGAATTCAGTTTGGGTCCATGCATTTATGAAAGACACTGTAAGTACCCATGATCTTCCATTATGATGACCTACCTTCAGGTGTTGATAATTTATAGGCCGTATTTATAGTGTACATTTTATTGcattgtccatataatgataaTAGTTAGCATTATAGTACGGCGGTACAAAGAATTGGgggagtacacttggctgctacaggtagtttgacgattatgcacgtgcaatacatgctaaccgtgacatgaaatcaacaccgctactgattaacacccgTCTCGCTACCgtgtaacacctgtctcgctactgttttacacctatctcaatactgttaaacagatttcgatatttatcagacaacctgtctccctcttgtttcaagtggatcgttctgtggggcgttctcaagtatgcaaattggggtcatctggcaggtcgtggatcatcttatatgtgtttaccaatagttccatgctagttttatatctcTATCTATGTGATACACAAATAGTATTACTATTCAATGTCAATAGTGTTATAACAGATTTATAACCTAAATATTATTGATCTTTATTGATAATTCATTgatttcgtcacgatatggatgaaatagtgttgatatgacgataaatattaactcatttaGTCACTCTTTCGATTCCCTGTAACCTCGGTACCATTTTAGGTTACATATTAACCTAACGCTCTGGAATACTTTCCAGAAGTCTATGACCACGCCCCTACCGTGATTCCGTGTTACCTCTGTGTTGGGAAATCTCTGTGACATCAAAATAAGTTTCTTCAGTAATAAAATCAGAGCAAAAGGCAGGACAAGAATgtaggagttacctcccttctgtTCATTTCCCAACGTGAAAGCAATGACTATATGGAAGAACGCATTTAGAGTTCAGGTCTAATTAGCTAACTGTACGAGCAGAAAATGCAATTTTAACATATACACATAATTTACGCAATGTACGTATCGtaattgtatacatatatacttactGTTACCTGTTGTTACATGTAACCCTCTGTTACCTGTTGTAACCAACTCTTTCCTGCTGTTACCTACTGTTACCTGTTGGTACCTGCTGTTACCTGTTGTTACCTGCTGTTACATGTTGTTACATGTTATCTGCTGCTACCTGTTGTTACCTGCTGCTACCTGTTGTTACATGTTATCTGCTGTTGCCTGTTGTTACCGGCTGTAACCTGTTGTTACATGTTATCTGCTGCTACCTGTTGTTACCTGCTGTTACCTGTTGTTGCATGTTATCTGCTGTTGCCTGTTGTTACCTGCTCTTACCTGCCCTCAAGGATCATGTGGCTGTGGGCCATGGACTACCACACACAATGcagtgtttgtcgtaagaggcgactaacgagatcgggtggtcaggtcgccgacttgcttgacacatgtcatcggttcccaactgcgcaaaaaagatgctcctgttgttgatcactggattgtctggtccagactcgattatttacagaccgccgccatatagctgtaatattgctgagtgcggcgtaacactaaactcactcactcactcactcaaacagggGATATAATTGTATACACAGAGTGCAAGTATCATTCAAAACTTATCATCCAACACTGTGTTCCCCTGAGGTTATGGCTTGTGTGAGATGCAACGATTTCTCCTAGGAGATTTAATTTTTCATTACCTACGAGGGTGAAAATATCGGCGTTCATATTTGTCATACCATGCCCTAGTGCAAAATATAACTTTGTCATGatgacgtgacgtcatgaacaatacTATGACGTCACGTTTCCTCTGTGGCGTTGCGCTCTACATTTGGTGGGCAGCCACCCGGAGGTAGAATTTAATTTGTGCTTATTTTCCTCAATCTGACGACCGCGGCAATTCGcaaaatattatattcgtgcccAAATCATATTATGTGTACGGCACTAGTGCCTAAGTATCGGTATATTCCTCGCTCTTGCTCTAGAAATGCCACCATGTATGTACTCACGTTTTCTCTATTTGCAAGtctttgcattggcctcaaaaactgaaaaaaaaccacttttaaaccacagttctaacggtactttaaatgccacgattgtcaattGTGCAACGTGAAGGTGCCGTTGGCACGTTGCAAGCGGGTAGATCAGTTATCGACGTCGccagagcaatgggatgcagccgtcgtactgtgtgcgaggtcgtctacaacaaactggcaccaccgtccaaggtcgggtcgtccaagTGTGACGTCaagagcagaagaccgtcaaaccGTCCTGCGTCACCtgcgtgacagatttctgccggctacacgaaccagggctgagatgtttagaggtcgactgtactcacagaccattcgaaatcggctgcgggctgccaatctccattatccatatcgtgggccaatattgacacCGTTGCTTCAACGTCAGCGTCTGCTGTGGGACCAAAGTCACCTCCAATGTACCCAGAGAGAGTcttctttagcgatgaatccaggtttaccctcagattcgcggatgTGAACGATAtacccaatgttgtgtacagagAGTCTACATGTTCGGGGtacggaagttgcatggtgtggggtgctttgtGTGGGAACAatcgttcccgacttctggtcatccgtggaaacctcacaactgtttaccgcgaccaggtgttcacccctgaactcgttcctttcatggcggctcacggcccaggtctacagttccagcatgataatgctcggccgcataccgcgatgttgacatgaaatttccttcaaaacactggaatcaacgtcatggactggccatcgaggtcccctgaccttaatctgagaaggcttcgtggtcttaggaaccaaccttaGAATTTGCAGGACCTTGGCGCTGCAATGTGGCAGATGTTGCTGGTGTTTTCCTCTGTACAACATCATCGACTATCTTTAACATGCCCTCGCTTGTTCTCTTGTACCTATATTGTATATAACAAATACTTCTATTCCCTCCATATCCATTGATAAtttgatggacattttacaAGTGATTATTACCGAGCGGGTTTAGCTTTACGCCTCTTAAAACAATATTCGAGCAGTATAGCGGTTGTGGACACAACGCATGGGTTTTACACTTTGTGCTTGCGTGGGAATAGAACCCGCACCGTAGGCACCATAGCCGCTGGGCTACCTCACAACCCATGGACGTTATTGATAATCCTAAACTTAAGTGCACATGTGTCCCATTTTAGCAGTGCCCTTTTGTGATAAATCAACTTACATGTACTTATGTGAAGTCTAACTGGACAACAGGCAGGGTTCTCATCATTAACATCTACTGAAATGACCTTAGCAGACAGCCTTTTATATTTCAGCCCTCCTGAATTCGTGTTTGAAACCCCTTCAGAGTACACTAGttgcttttttgttgttgttgtttcttgtaACAATACAGAAGTTCACCTACTTTTAGAGCACGATGTTCCTCTCCTCCTCGTAAACAAAAGTTTATCCCATTCTAATTAAAAACTGTATCAAGCACTTTCTCCGGGGTGTCATCCCCAAGCAACCCTTTCTCCCACAACGCACCTCCTGTCGTGTGATGAAGTTAGCTCGCTTTCTATGCATGCCAATACCAGCTTGGGCGAGTGATTtcattttagcgtctaaaattGTTCTCAAACCCCTAAAAGCAAAATCGGTGGATAGGTTAACATCTCGACCACTTTCCACTGCATGGAAATAAGAATCTCATGAATTGTAGTGCCGCTGTATTCACCTCCCTCTGATTCCGTACTTCTGTAACAAACAGACTCAGCGTTCTATTTAGATCTTCAGCAGAAAGACTTAATAATTTGCTGCctaactgggattcaaacccacccCTTTCACGTTGCCATGAATCAAAAAATCACTTTCATTTAAAGTTGTAGCTTCGGAAAATGTATTCTGAGTGACAAACACATCGCCTAAAGGATCCCATTCGCCTTACATGGTTGAAAACATCTGGTGAAATGGATGTGGTAAAGtaattttgtgtgttttgtaccCCTTCAATACGCTGTCACGTGCACAGTAGAACGTGTTCATGACGTGTGTATCGTGCATACCGTGCTTCCCAGATGTAGGACGCCAATATTGCTATTACTGTTTTCGGGTGTAAGGGTTACGAAACTTGGGCGCCAGTATGCACGATTTTAGGTTTAAGCGCAGTGAACTCCTCAGACTCGCCAATATTCGCGCGCCTAACGGCCTCGGCCTCGGCCTCGGCCGCGCGAATACTGGCGAGTCTGAGGAGTTTATTCCTTACATCACCATGACCAATCATTACAAACAACTGAAAGTTCATTGTGAATTTATTCACCTAATTTCAAACGTGAAATTTGTTAAACATATTGCCACCGTCACCACACAGCATCATAGTACATACTTAATGGATATCTGCA comes from Haliotis asinina isolate JCU_RB_2024 chromosome 13, JCU_Hal_asi_v2, whole genome shotgun sequence and encodes:
- the LOC137259898 gene encoding potassium voltage-gated channel protein Shaw-like — its product is MFRMRDKDTEHVLHALMPGARINKGNKKITINVGTSNETILFNVGGSQFETYRSTLNRLPFSPLADEDFLKKHYREDRKEYFFDRDPDVFKAILNYLRTGELHLPAWLCGASIKNELAFWGVEEDEIEECCWTNYNSWTTTLEALRKLEKNRKGALGHVDENNKSPKTPWKGFCQRGWTLMNNPRASGWAWVFGAVSMLFVVLSIFSFCAETHRSFQTYVFQNSSTNVSRTNNTSVGFSDSKGDGVGKPAVQVHPSLFIIDVVCTVYFLLEFILKLVFSPKKGSFFILPMTIIDITALIPDIVEILYRLSTSNYYSRDTLDVLPVLRITRIFRIFRLMRHIPGLWILFYTLKASLRELLLMLLFLFVGMLVYSSLIYFADDRSTFTSIPHGFWWALITMTTVGYGDMFPVTNLGYLVGSVTAVSGLLMIGFTVPILVNNFVMYYHHTQSALVRERKRVRRQKQLEAETKRRRPSLFKLSIRSKFQPNDDDVGSRLASMADNASRHLSKKLEEDCSESSSPVSTPREETDLLMRDSNTNCPQN